A genomic region of Friedmanniella luteola contains the following coding sequences:
- a CDS encoding transglutaminase family protein, translating into MRLSIDHQTGFRYSSPVKSSYNEARMTPAASEHQTIWSSRVSIEPAAWSFSYTDYWGTRVTTFELHEAHERLTVHAQAVVDTRGDEPAWDTERRVAPSDLGWSALHDRGVIDRMAEYLTVNRRTAPAPELAALAAEVADQPPRLAALDVCRILDERLRYERGSTEVTSAAADVWALGAGVCQDYSHVALGALRSIGLPARYVSGYLHPGPREPNTTVTGESHSWIEWWCGTWVPYDPTMGRRLTDSYVRVGHGRDYGDVAPLRGTYSGGASDMFVTVAMTELG; encoded by the coding sequence GTGCGGCTGAGCATCGACCACCAGACCGGCTTCCGGTACAGCTCACCGGTCAAGTCCTCCTACAACGAGGCGCGGATGACACCGGCGGCCAGCGAGCACCAGACGATCTGGAGCAGCCGGGTCAGCATCGAGCCGGCCGCCTGGAGCTTCAGCTACACCGACTACTGGGGCACCCGGGTCACCACCTTCGAGCTGCACGAGGCGCACGAGCGGCTCACCGTGCACGCGCAGGCCGTCGTGGACACCCGCGGCGACGAGCCGGCCTGGGACACCGAGCGGCGGGTCGCCCCCAGCGACCTCGGCTGGTCGGCCCTGCACGACCGCGGCGTGATCGACCGGATGGCGGAGTACCTGACGGTGAACCGGCGCACGGCACCGGCGCCCGAGCTCGCCGCGCTGGCCGCCGAGGTGGCCGACCAGCCGCCGCGGCTGGCCGCGCTCGACGTCTGCCGCATCCTCGACGAGCGGCTGCGCTACGAGCGGGGCTCCACCGAGGTGACCAGCGCGGCCGCCGACGTGTGGGCGCTGGGAGCGGGCGTCTGCCAGGACTACAGCCACGTCGCCCTCGGGGCGCTGCGCTCGATCGGGCTGCCCGCCCGCTACGTCTCGGGCTACCTGCACCCCGGCCCGCGGGAGCCCAACACCACGGTCACCGGCGAGAGCCACTCCTGGATCGAGTGGTGGTGCGGCACCTGGGTGCCCTACGACCCGACGATGGGCCGACGGCTCACCGACAGCTACGTCCGGGTCGGCCACGGCCGTGACTACGGCGACGTCGCCCCGCTGCGCGGCACCTACTCCGGCGGCGCCTCCGACATGTTCGTCACCGTCGCGATGACCGAGCTGGGCTGA
- a CDS encoding ABC transporter ATP-binding protein yields the protein MLIRLLRRHLRPYRRVLAWVVVLQLVGTMAALYLPSLNASIIDEGVAKGDTDFIWRTGGVMLAVSLLQIVCAIAATYLGARTAMGFGRDVRGALFDRVLGFSARELNSFGAPSLITRNTNDVQQVQMLVLLSTTMFVAAPITMVGGIVMALREDVGLSWLVVVAVPLLAVSIWLVVRKMGPLFRVMQTRIDTLNRVLREQISGIRVVRAFVREPYETARFSAANAELTQTATSVGRLVASIFPIVMFILNISSVAVLWFGAQRVDSGQMQIGSLTAFLSYLVQILMSVMMATFLLMIAPRAMVCAERIGEVLGTDSSVVTAERPVTALRTTSEVAFDGASFTYPGADAPVLRGVTFTAGPGRTTAIIGSTGAGKSTLVSLIPRLIDVTAGSVTVDGVEVRELDPDLLWSRIGLVPQKPFLFSGTVASNLRYGKPDATEDELWRALRVAQAEDFVRAMPGQLEATIAQGGTNVSGGQRQRLSIARALVKRPEIYVFDDSFSALDVTTDARLRAALARETASACVIIVGQRVATIREADQIIVLEHGEVVGTGTHEELLETCPTYAEIVSSQLSAEEVAA from the coding sequence ATGCTGATCCGTCTCCTGCGCCGCCACCTGCGGCCCTACCGCCGCGTGCTGGCCTGGGTGGTCGTGCTGCAGCTGGTCGGCACCATGGCCGCGCTGTACCTGCCCAGCCTCAACGCGTCGATCATCGACGAGGGGGTCGCCAAGGGGGACACCGACTTCATCTGGCGGACCGGCGGGGTGATGCTGGCCGTCAGCCTGCTGCAGATCGTCTGCGCCATCGCCGCCACGTACCTCGGGGCGCGGACGGCGATGGGCTTCGGCCGCGACGTCCGCGGGGCGCTCTTCGACCGCGTGCTCGGCTTCTCGGCCCGCGAGCTCAACAGCTTCGGCGCGCCGTCGCTGATCACCCGGAACACCAACGACGTCCAGCAGGTCCAGATGCTGGTGCTGCTCTCGACGACGATGTTCGTCGCGGCCCCGATCACCATGGTGGGCGGCATCGTGATGGCGCTCCGCGAGGACGTCGGCCTCTCGTGGCTCGTCGTCGTCGCCGTCCCGCTGCTGGCGGTGTCGATCTGGCTGGTGGTGCGCAAGATGGGCCCGCTGTTCCGGGTCATGCAGACCCGCATCGACACCCTCAACCGGGTGCTCCGCGAGCAGATCAGCGGCATCCGGGTGGTCCGGGCGTTCGTCCGCGAGCCCTACGAGACCGCCCGGTTCTCCGCGGCCAACGCCGAGCTGACCCAGACGGCCACCTCGGTCGGCCGGCTGGTGGCGTCGATCTTCCCGATCGTCATGTTCATCCTCAACATCTCCAGCGTCGCCGTGCTGTGGTTCGGCGCGCAGCGGGTCGACAGCGGTCAGATGCAGATCGGCTCGCTGACGGCGTTCCTCAGCTACCTGGTGCAGATCCTCATGTCGGTGATGATGGCGACGTTCCTGCTGATGATCGCCCCGCGCGCCATGGTCTGCGCCGAGCGGATCGGCGAGGTCCTGGGCACCGACTCCTCGGTGGTCACGGCCGAGCGCCCGGTCACCGCCCTCCGCACCACCTCCGAGGTCGCCTTCGACGGCGCCTCGTTCACCTACCCCGGCGCCGACGCGCCGGTGCTGCGCGGCGTCACCTTCACCGCCGGCCCGGGTCGGACGACGGCGATCATCGGCTCGACCGGCGCCGGCAAGTCGACGCTGGTCTCGCTCATCCCCCGGCTGATCGACGTCACCGCCGGCTCGGTCACCGTCGACGGCGTGGAGGTCCGCGAGCTCGACCCCGACCTGCTGTGGAGCCGGATCGGGCTGGTGCCCCAGAAGCCGTTCCTGTTCTCGGGCACCGTGGCCAGCAACCTGCGCTACGGGAAGCCCGACGCGACCGAGGACGAGCTGTGGCGCGCGCTGCGCGTCGCCCAGGCCGAGGACTTCGTCCGCGCCATGCCCGGCCAGCTCGAGGCGACGATCGCCCAGGGCGGCACCAACGTCTCCGGCGGCCAGCGGCAACGGCTCTCCATCGCCCGCGCCCTGGTGAAGCGTCCGGAGATCTACGTCTTCGACGACTCGTTCTCGGCCCTCGACGTCACCACCGACGCCCGCCTCCGGGCCGCCCTGGCCCGTGAGACGGCCTCGGCCTGCGTGATCATCGTCGGCCAGCGCGTCGCCACCATCCGCGAGGCCGACCAGATCATCGTGCTGGAGCACGGTGAGGTGGTCGGCACCGGCACCCACGAGGAGCTGCTGGAGACATGCCCGACCTACGCCGAGATCGTCAGCTCCCAGCTGAGCGCCGAGGAGGTGGCGGCATGA
- a CDS encoding DUF5302 domain-containing protein, translated as MTADDRTPPADDDVKAKFREALEAKKGRRGEDHLDAGQQPVHAHGPVEAKRTFRRKTG; from the coding sequence ATGACCGCCGACGACCGCACCCCGCCCGCCGACGACGACGTGAAGGCCAAGTTCCGCGAGGCCCTCGAGGCGAAGAAGGGCCGGCGCGGGGAGGACCACCTCGACGCCGGGCAGCAGCCCGTGCACGCGCACGGCCCGGTGGAGGCGAAGCGGACCTTCCGCCGCAAGACCGGCTAG
- a CDS encoding HAD-IA family hydrolase, with the protein MGLGRLSDEVFEAVLFDMDGTLVDSTPAVMRAWTTWMHEFGLTPEQMGRHHGMPSAQVVRALLAEDRHVEAIRRIDELELADVHDIVVLPGAAEALEALRAAKSAIATSCTVPLAQARIAAAGLQPPSVLVTVDDVAHGKPAPDPFLEAARRLGVDPTRCLVVEDAPKGLEAAHAAGCATLAVVTTTRREDLDADAVVGDLSEVEFIPGADGIRVRLRAAAASAA; encoded by the coding sequence GTGGGTCTGGGCAGGTTGTCCGACGAGGTCTTCGAGGCCGTCCTCTTCGACATGGACGGGACGCTGGTCGACTCCACCCCGGCGGTGATGCGCGCCTGGACGACGTGGATGCACGAGTTCGGGCTCACCCCGGAGCAGATGGGCCGCCACCACGGCATGCCCTCGGCCCAGGTGGTCCGCGCCCTGCTGGCCGAGGACCGCCACGTGGAGGCCATCCGGCGGATCGACGAGCTGGAGCTGGCCGACGTGCACGACATCGTCGTGCTGCCGGGTGCCGCGGAGGCCCTCGAGGCCCTGCGGGCGGCCAAGAGCGCGATCGCCACCTCCTGCACCGTCCCGCTCGCGCAGGCCCGGATCGCCGCGGCCGGTCTGCAGCCGCCGTCGGTGCTGGTCACCGTCGACGACGTCGCGCACGGCAAGCCGGCCCCCGACCCGTTCCTGGAGGCGGCCCGGCGGCTGGGCGTCGACCCGACCCGTTGCCTGGTGGTCGAGGACGCGCCCAAGGGGCTCGAGGCCGCGCACGCCGCGGGCTGCGCGACCCTCGCCGTGGTCACCACGACCAGGCGCGAAGACCTCGACGCCGACGCCGTCGTCGGCGACCTCTCGGAGGTCGAGTTCATCCCCGGCGCGGACGGCATCCGGGTCCGGCTGCGGGCCGCCGCCGCTTCCGCGGCGTGA
- the lysS gene encoding lysine--tRNA ligase: MRVRQEKRERLLAEGREPYPVTVPRTHALREVRERWGHLETGEETDDVVSVAGRVVFVRNTGKLCFATLQEGLSQTDTGTRLQVMLSRDEVGEDALGAWKADVDLGDFVAVTGRVISSRRGELSVLATSWTLASKALRPMPTLHKELSDETRVRQRYADLTVRDAAREMVRTRAAVTRSIRETLHREGYLEIETPVLQLVHGGAHARPFGTHLNAFDTDMTLRIALELFLKRAVVGGVEKVYEMGRIFRNEGVDSSHSPEFTMLEFYEAWGDQRTVAALLQRVVVDAADAALGSRQVETSAGTVDLDGAWPWLGVYPGLSQVLGEEVTWETGADRLRAVAAERGVEVDPAWGAEKLVLELFGELVEPTLLQPTFVCDYPPSAQPLARPHRSDPHLIEAWDLIIGGTERGTGFSELVDPVVQRERLTAQSLAAAAGDPEAMQLDEDFLAALEFGAPPMGGVGLGIDRLVMLFTGAGIRETILFPLLKPGAGE, from the coding sequence ATCCGCGTGCGGCAGGAGAAGCGCGAGCGGCTGCTGGCCGAGGGCCGCGAGCCCTACCCGGTGACGGTCCCCCGGACCCACGCGCTGCGCGAGGTCCGGGAGCGCTGGGGGCACCTGGAGACCGGCGAGGAGACCGACGACGTCGTCTCCGTCGCCGGCCGGGTGGTGTTCGTCCGGAACACCGGCAAGCTCTGCTTCGCGACCCTGCAGGAGGGCCTGTCGCAGACCGACACCGGCACCCGCCTGCAGGTGATGCTGTCCCGCGACGAGGTGGGCGAGGACGCGCTGGGGGCCTGGAAGGCCGACGTCGACCTCGGGGACTTCGTCGCCGTCACCGGGCGGGTCATCTCCTCCCGCCGCGGTGAGCTGTCGGTGCTCGCGACCTCCTGGACGCTGGCGTCCAAGGCCCTGCGGCCGATGCCCACGCTGCACAAGGAGCTGTCCGACGAGACCCGGGTCCGGCAGCGCTACGCCGACCTCACCGTCCGCGACGCCGCCCGGGAGATGGTCCGCACCCGCGCCGCGGTCACCCGCAGCATCCGGGAGACGCTGCACCGGGAGGGGTACCTCGAGATCGAGACGCCGGTCCTCCAGCTGGTGCACGGTGGAGCCCACGCGCGGCCCTTCGGCACCCACCTCAACGCCTTCGACACCGACATGACGCTGCGGATCGCGCTGGAGCTGTTCCTCAAGCGCGCCGTCGTCGGCGGGGTCGAGAAGGTCTACGAGATGGGCCGCATCTTCCGCAACGAGGGCGTCGACTCCAGCCACAGCCCCGAGTTCACGATGCTCGAGTTCTACGAGGCCTGGGGCGACCAGCGCACGGTGGCCGCGTTGCTGCAGCGGGTCGTCGTCGACGCGGCGGACGCCGCCCTCGGCTCCCGGCAGGTCGAGACGTCGGCCGGCACGGTCGACCTGGACGGCGCCTGGCCCTGGCTGGGCGTCTACCCCGGGCTGTCGCAGGTGCTCGGCGAGGAGGTCACCTGGGAGACCGGGGCCGACCGGCTGCGCGCGGTCGCGGCCGAGCGCGGCGTCGAGGTGGACCCGGCCTGGGGCGCGGAGAAGCTGGTGCTGGAGCTGTTCGGCGAGCTGGTGGAGCCGACGCTGCTGCAGCCGACCTTCGTCTGCGACTACCCGCCCTCGGCGCAGCCGCTGGCCCGCCCGCACCGCAGCGACCCGCACCTGATCGAGGCGTGGGACCTGATCATCGGGGGCACCGAGCGGGGGACCGGGTTCTCGGAGCTGGTCGACCCCGTCGTCCAGCGGGAGCGGCTCACCGCGCAGTCGCTGGCCGCGGCCGCCGGGGACCCGGAGGCCATGCAGCTGGACGAGGACTTCCTGGCCGCGCTCGAGTTCGGCGCCCCGCCGATGGGCGGCGTCGGGCTGGGCATCGACCGGCTGGTGATGCTGTTCACCGGGGCCGGCATCCGCGAGACGATCCTGTTCCCGCTGCTGAAGCCCGGGGCGGGCGAGTGA
- a CDS encoding alpha-E domain-containing protein has product MLSRIAESMFWIGRYVERAEDTSRLLQTHLRLITEGTTSESELCRNLLALMSVEHVENPTHEDLVRVLGYDGQEPTSIFACWAAARDNARRAREVIPLDLWECINTTWHQLPSGRFRTARAHTFLSWAQERSALFTGIARGTMVRDDGWEFMMLGRSLEQVDMTSRLVASASLRSGSTQWPSVLRGCGGHDAFLRTYRGMQTDREAAQFLISDARFPRSLMHGLLAAADCLRRLSMVDGQGVRQAEFPARALGQLQARLEYADVGELLEDLDEEMTWVQDVVAQVTAAVANNYFVAEDATAWITEGTR; this is encoded by the coding sequence GTGCTGAGCCGGATCGCGGAGTCGATGTTCTGGATCGGCCGCTACGTGGAGCGCGCCGAGGACACCTCGCGGCTGCTGCAGACCCACCTGCGGCTGATCACCGAGGGCACCACGTCGGAGAGCGAGCTGTGCCGCAACCTGCTGGCCCTGATGAGCGTCGAGCACGTCGAGAACCCCACGCACGAGGACCTGGTGCGGGTGCTCGGGTACGACGGCCAGGAGCCGACCTCCATCTTCGCCTGCTGGGCGGCCGCCCGGGACAACGCCCGGCGGGCCCGGGAGGTGATCCCGCTGGACCTGTGGGAGTGCATCAACACCACCTGGCACCAGCTGCCGTCCGGCCGGTTCCGCACGGCCCGCGCGCACACCTTCCTCAGCTGGGCGCAGGAGCGCAGCGCCCTGTTCACCGGGATCGCCCGCGGGACGATGGTCCGCGACGACGGCTGGGAGTTCATGATGCTCGGCCGCTCGCTGGAACAGGTGGACATGACGTCGCGGCTGGTGGCGTCGGCGTCGCTGCGCAGCGGCAGCACGCAGTGGCCGTCGGTGCTCCGCGGCTGCGGCGGGCACGACGCCTTCCTGCGCACCTACCGCGGGATGCAGACCGACCGGGAGGCCGCGCAGTTCCTCATCTCCGACGCCCGGTTCCCGCGCTCGCTGATGCACGGTCTGCTCGCCGCCGCCGACTGCCTCCGCCGGCTCAGCATGGTCGACGGCCAGGGCGTCCGGCAGGCCGAGTTCCCGGCCCGCGCGCTCGGCCAGCTGCAGGCCCGGCTCGAGTACGCCGACGTCGGCGAGCTGCTGGAGGACCTGGACGAGGAGATGACCTGGGTGCAGGACGTGGTCGCCCAGGTGACGGCGGCCGTCGCCAACAACTACTTCGTGGCCGAGGACGCGACGGCCTGGATCACCGAGGGGACGCGCTGA
- a CDS encoding circularly permuted type 2 ATP-grasp protein — translation MADVLAQYQPGAAFDEMMDLDGEVRPSYRALHATLDRSSPAELRTIAESLANNYVQAGVTFDVGGVERPFPLDLVPRVIASSEWETIETGVAQRVRALEAFLADVYSDARVISDGVIPSQLITSSNHYHRAVWGVQPGNGVRIHVAGVDLIRTPEGDVRVLEDNVRVPSGVSYVMTNRSAMITALPDAFANQRIRPVAGYPQRLLAALRLAATPAVDNPTVVVLTPGVYNSAYFEHTLLARTMGVELVEGRDLECRRGKVFMRTTGGLQRVDVIYRRIDDEYIDPVHFRSNSMLGVPGLVNAVRTGGVVLANAIGNGVADDKLIYTYVPDLIRYYLGEQPVIANVDTWRLEDDTAREEVLDRLDELVVKPVDGSGGKGIVIGPRATKEELDALRARVIADPRGWIAQPVVQLSTVPTLVDDELKPRHVDLRPFAVNSGDEVWVLPGGLTRVALPEGELVVNSSQGGGSKDTWVLSPPAHRPSVTLAAEEPPVAEPEPQAEEVPARPAGPPRMRRVPALLMKPKVIQRQQEEQQQQGGPAGGDAPC, via the coding sequence ATGGCGGACGTCCTCGCGCAGTACCAGCCGGGAGCGGCCTTCGACGAGATGATGGACCTCGACGGCGAGGTCCGGCCCTCCTACCGCGCCCTGCACGCCACGCTCGACCGCTCCTCTCCGGCCGAGCTGCGGACGATCGCCGAGTCACTGGCCAACAACTACGTCCAGGCGGGCGTCACCTTCGACGTCGGCGGGGTCGAACGGCCCTTCCCGCTGGACCTCGTGCCGCGGGTGATCGCGTCCTCGGAGTGGGAGACGATCGAGACGGGGGTCGCCCAGCGGGTGCGCGCCCTGGAGGCCTTCCTGGCCGACGTCTACTCCGACGCCCGGGTGATCTCCGACGGCGTCATCCCCAGCCAGCTGATCACCAGCTCCAACCACTACCACCGCGCGGTGTGGGGGGTGCAGCCCGGCAACGGGGTGCGCATCCACGTCGCCGGCGTCGACCTGATCCGCACCCCCGAGGGTGACGTGCGGGTGCTCGAGGACAACGTCCGGGTGCCCAGCGGCGTCTCCTACGTGATGACCAACCGCAGCGCGATGATCACCGCCCTGCCCGACGCGTTCGCCAACCAGCGGATCCGGCCCGTGGCCGGCTACCCGCAGCGGCTGCTCGCGGCGCTGCGGCTGGCCGCGACGCCGGCCGTCGACAACCCGACCGTCGTCGTCCTCACCCCGGGGGTCTACAACTCCGCCTACTTCGAGCACACGCTGCTGGCCCGGACGATGGGCGTCGAGCTGGTCGAGGGCCGCGACCTGGAGTGCCGGCGCGGCAAGGTCTTCATGCGCACGACGGGCGGCCTCCAGCGCGTCGACGTCATCTACCGCCGCATCGACGACGAGTACATCGACCCTGTGCACTTCCGCAGCAACTCGATGCTGGGCGTGCCCGGCCTGGTCAACGCCGTCCGCACGGGCGGGGTGGTGCTGGCCAACGCCATCGGCAACGGCGTCGCCGACGACAAGCTCATCTACACCTACGTCCCCGACCTCATCCGCTACTACCTGGGCGAGCAGCCGGTGATCGCCAACGTCGACACCTGGCGGCTGGAGGACGACACGGCCCGCGAGGAGGTCCTCGACCGGCTGGACGAGCTGGTGGTCAAGCCCGTCGACGGCTCCGGCGGCAAGGGCATCGTGATCGGGCCGCGCGCCACGAAGGAGGAGCTCGACGCCCTCCGCGCCCGCGTCATCGCCGACCCGCGCGGCTGGATCGCCCAGCCCGTCGTCCAGCTGTCCACGGTCCCGACCCTGGTCGACGACGAGCTGAAGCCGCGGCACGTCGACCTGCGGCCCTTCGCGGTGAACAGCGGCGACGAGGTGTGGGTGCTGCCCGGCGGCCTGACCCGCGTCGCGCTGCCCGAGGGCGAGCTGGTCGTGAACTCCAGCCAGGGCGGTGGCAGCAAGGACACCTGGGTGCTGAGCCCGCCGGCGCACCGGCCCTCGGTCACCCTCGCCGCGGAGGAGCCCCCCGTCGCCGAGCCGGAGCCGCAGGCCGAGGAGGTCCCCGCGCGACCGGCCGGTCCGCCGCGGATGCGTCGGGTGCCCGCCCTGCTGATGAAGCCCAAGGTGATCCAGCGCCAGCAGGAGGAGCAGCAGCAGCAGGGCGGCCCGGCCGGAGGGGACGCGCCGTGCTGA
- a CDS encoding TetR/AcrR family transcriptional regulator, with protein MPRATPLPLDERRAALMAATEPLLQRYGRDVSTRQIAEAAGVAEGTIFRAFATKEALIDACLADAFDVGPTCAELDAVDPDLDLEAAVTAAVGLLQDRLRRVIALFHTLRFAPQTPEDVSDLRRRQDQDNAALNAATAGVLIPFKDQLSRPAEEAAALLRTVTFALTHPMLGDSSTSTPEQITDLLLHGLVRRADPARPLPPEDAPC; from the coding sequence GTGCCCCGCGCCACCCCGCTCCCGCTCGACGAGCGCCGCGCCGCCCTCATGGCGGCCACCGAACCGCTGCTGCAGCGCTACGGCCGCGACGTCTCCACCCGCCAGATCGCCGAGGCGGCCGGCGTCGCCGAGGGGACGATCTTCCGGGCCTTCGCCACCAAGGAGGCGCTGATCGACGCGTGCCTGGCGGACGCCTTCGACGTCGGCCCGACCTGCGCCGAGCTCGACGCCGTCGACCCGGACCTGGACCTGGAGGCCGCCGTCACCGCGGCCGTCGGGCTGCTCCAGGACCGGCTCCGCCGGGTGATCGCCCTCTTCCACACCCTCCGCTTCGCGCCGCAGACGCCCGAGGACGTCAGCGACCTGCGCCGGCGGCAGGACCAGGACAACGCCGCGCTCAACGCGGCGACGGCGGGCGTGCTGATCCCGTTCAAGGACCAGCTCAGCCGGCCCGCGGAGGAGGCGGCCGCCCTGCTCCGCACGGTCACCTTCGCCCTCACCCACCCGATGCTCGGCGACAGCTCCACCAGCACCCCGGAGCAGATCACCGACCTCCTCCTGCACGGCCTCGTCCGCCGCGCCGACCCCGCCCGCCCGCTCCCACCGGAGGACGCACCATGCTGA